The DNA region CCAGCCAACTCTTGCAATAATAAAACTGCGCGTTTCAATACGTTCACCGTATTGGAAATATCCACGCCCTTTTCAAAATGTGTCGCAGCAGCCGTACGTAGATTGTGCTCAACAGAAGTTTTACGTATGGTTGTAGGTTTGAAAAAAGCACTTTCTAAAAATACATTTTTCGTTCCGTCCGTAATCCCACTATGCAAACCACCGAATACACCCGCGATACATAATCCACCTTTTTGATCACAGATCATTAGATCATGTGCTTTTAAAGTTCTTTCTTTCTCATCTAAAGTGATGAATTTAGTTCCTTCCGGTAGATTTTTAACGATGATCTCGTGACCTTCAATTTTATCCAAATCAAAAGAATGCAATGGTTGACCATATTCTTCCAATATGAAATTAGTAATATCTACCACATTATTAATAGGTCGGATACCCACTGCTTTCAATCTATTTTGTAACCATTCTGGAGATTCTTTTACCGTAATGTTACTAAGTGAAATACCTGCATAACGTTGGCAATCTTCCGTATTTTCAATAGTCACTTTTACAGGTAAAGTATTTTCTCCTGTCTTAAAATCCGCAATAGAAGGTGTAATACAATGAATTTCTTTTCCTTGATGATGACTCAAATAAGCGCAAACATCTCTCGCGACACCGATGTGACTCATCGCATCCATACGATTGGCAGTCAAACCAATCTCATAAATTGTATCTGTGAAAATATTAAAATATTCAGATGCTGGCGTTCCTGGTTTGACATCATTAGGCAAAACCATAATACCATCATGATTATTTCCTAAACCAATCTCATCTTGAGCGCATATCATACCAAAACTTTCCACGCCACGAATTTTTGCTTTTTTCATGGTCAATGGATCTCCTTCCAATGGATAAATAGTTGCGCCGACAGTTGCCAAGATAATTTTTTGACCAGCAGCTACATTGGTAGCACCGCATACAACTTGTACAGGTTCTTCCTTGCCAATATTAACTGTTGTCACATGCAAATGATCCGAATTTTCATGATCTACACATGTCAAAACCTCTCCAACAACCAATCCTTCCAAGCCACCTTTAAGACTTTCAAAAGATTCCATTGCTTCTACTTCCAAGCCAATAGAAGTAAGTATTTTAGATAATTGCTCTTCTTCAATTTTTTCTGGTAAATAATCATTTAACCAGCTGTAGGAAATTGTCATCTCTTTTATTTATTTAATACCAGTTTTTATATTGGTAAAGTGGCTGCGAAATTAAGAAAAAAGATGCACAGGATAATTATAAGGTATCTAATTAAGGTAATGAGTATTTTTGCAGCCAATTTTAAGTTTTATGTTGAAGAATTTTAGCCGTAAATTATTTTGCTTTTCTTTTATATATATAGGTATCGTGACACAGTCGAATGCGCAGATTAAATTGGCAAAAAAAATATTGCATAAATATTTGACCAATGAAAGGGACAGCAGCAGAAAGCCCACTTTCATGCCACTTCCAATATTTTCTTATGCACAAGAGACTAGAACAGAATTGGGATTAATGGGTTTATATTCATTTTATACGGATAGAAATGATTCGATGAATCGTATTAGCACCTTAAGTGCAAGCGGTTCATTTACCCAAAATAGTCAGTATACTGGCAAATTAAGAGCAGATATTTGGACAAAAAATAATGATCTACACGTAGTATCTGAAATTCGTTACCGAGATTTTCCTTTCTATTATTATGGTATAGGTGCCAATACTTTAAAATCTGATCGTACGCTTTTGGATGAAAAAAGATTTCGCGCTTTTTTTAGTGTAGACAAAAAAGTAACCGGACATTATTATATAGGTGGTATTATTGATTTTGAAAATTACGACTATAAAGCGCATGATAATAATACAGGAGGAATATATCCTACACAAAATCTTGTAGGAAAAAATGGTGGTAAGATATTGACTTTAGGTATAGAAAATCTTATAGATACCAGAAATACTAATACTTATACCACCAAAGGGCAATATATCAATCTGGATGTCAACTGGGCACCTAATCTATTTGGAAAAGATAATTATCGTGGCGCACTTATAGATTTCGACTATAGATATTTCCATAGTTTCACTCCCAAGTTAGTGTTAGGATTAAATGGAAATTATAGTACACTTACAAGAAACAATGCACCGTTTTACCTGTTATCCACAATGGGTAATGACGAAATTATGCGTGGTTATTACAATGGACGTTATCGTGATAAGGCTTTTGCCGCAGCCCAATCAGAATTAAGATATCGGTTTGTTCCTAGATTTGGTGTAGTAGCATTTGCAGGTTTAGGAACCGTATATGGGCAAAGTAAATTAAGTACAGGAAATATTAAACCTAATTATGGCGGTGGACTACGTTACTTTTTTGATTTGGACAAAAATATGAGTGTCCGTATTGATTATGGTGTTGGACAAAGAGTAGCAGGCGAAAGTAGACAAGGCGGTTTTTATTTCTCCTTCGGGGAAGCATTTTAATAAATAATTGATATTCAAATAATTATGTTAAAAAGAGATATACTTACAAAGAATCTAGCCATTCTTGTGGATAAAGTACAACAAATCAATAATAAGATCATGGATGATCCAGGTGAAGCATTGAAAATGGTGGAAAATGTCGAAGACACATCTATTTTGGATCAACTTGCTCAAAAATCCGGGCAAATATTGTTAGTAGACGATCAAATGGTGAAGGCACAGATTGATTTAGCATTTGCAAAAGCCAATATTTTACAGAAACAAGGCAAAGAAGTGGAAGCAAAAGCACAATTTCAACAGGTTTATCAACATATGCAGTCTTTTCAGGAGATATTTCCCAAAAATTTTCCTTTCGATTTTTTTAGTAAAATGGCGATTATTAAAAATAACATTTAAAAATGTGGGTAAACTATCATCGTCTTTTCGTTAAAAACATGCTTTTTAACATAAATATGTTAATAACTCACTTTGATGGTGCAAAACCCCAATATTTTCAAAAATTATTGTGAAGAAAAATAGAATAAGTACGATGAAATTCCTTGCAAATACCAAAGTCAACAATTTCAACACGAATTATCCATTGTTAATTCACAGTCAATTTTTGTTAATATTAAATTAACCCACAGAAATTAGCCTGTGTATTAAAATTTGTGAATAACGCTCTGAAATTGCTAATTTTATATTGTAAATGATATTGCGTGTAATTGTTAATAAATGTGGATAAACTCAAAGTAATTAACTTCCATCATTGTGGATAATCAAGTTATCCCGAAATCCACACTCCTAATAGTAATAAGGTTTTTATATAAATAAAGAAATAATATAAATATTACGGTAGATATGAACATTGATATAGCGTTGGAAAAGATTGAAGAAAAAGGATATTTGGATGTAGCCATAGATCCAACTTTGGATCTGTTTGAAGAAATTCAAAAATTGAAAAAGGAAAAGAATGCAGTTTTGTTAGCACATTATTATCAAGATGCGGATATACAAGATGTAGCAGATTATATTGGGGATAGTTTGGGGCTTGCACAACAGGCTGCACAGACAGATGCAGATATGATTGTATTTGCTGGTGTACATTTCATGGCGGAAACTGCCAAGATCTTAAATCCAACTAAGAAAGTGTTGCTGCCTGATTTGAATGCTGGTTGCTCGCTTGCAGATAGCGCCCCTGCAGATGCTTTTAGAGCTTTCAAAGCAAAGTACCCTGATCATATCGTTGTTTCTTATGTGAATTGTACAGCTGAAATCAAAGCATTGAGTGATATTATCTGTACAAGTGGTAATGTGGAAAAGATCATTGAAAGTATCCCAATGGATCAACCTATCATATTTGCACCGGACAAAAATCTAGGTGCTTATGTAAATAAGGTTACGGGCCGCAATATGGTTCTTTGGAACGGATCCTGTATGGTTCATGAGATTTTTAGTTTGGAGAAGATTTTGCGCCTTAAAACGCAGCATCCAAAGGCAAAAGTATTGGCACATCCTGAATGCGAACAAGCTGTTTTGGATGTAGCAGATTATGTTGGAAGTACAACAGGTATTTTGAATTTTGCAAAAAAGGATGATGCACGAGAATATATTGTTGTCACGGAGACTGGTATTTTACATCAAATGATGAAGGATAACCCAAATAAGACCTTTATTCCTGCACCACCTAATAATGGCTGCGCATGTAACGATTGTCCTCATATGAAGCTTAATACGCTCGAGAAGCTATATTTATGCATGAAGTATGAACAACCTGAATTACTTATGGACGAACAATTGCGTATAGAGGCTAAAAAACCAATTGATCGGATGCTTGAAATAAGCAGAAAAGCAGGATTAATTAAATAATGAATTGTAGTAAAATACTTTATGAATTAAAATCTATTGTTTGATCTGAGCCATTTTCATTAAATGGATCATTATAAATTCTATTTTTTTGTTCTAAGTATTTTTTACTTGTATTTTCTATGTATTGACCTAATTGTAGATCATTCATATATATGAGTGAAAAATAATTGGGTCTATATTCTTTCATGTATATCTGTCTGTCTGTATCACTTAGATTTGTCAATTGTCTTACTAAGGAAATCGTAAATCTATGACTTACATAGTTATATTGTTCGTCCTCAATAATTCTTCTGCGGTACATTTCTTGTCTTTTGTTGTATGCAAATTTGAATGAATTGATTAATGCATCAACATCTACGCCTACACCAAATGTACCAGGTGCAGCTTGAGATAATCTGAATCCACCTTTATCTGGATTAAATATTTTAGCATATTCTTGCCTATTTCTTATAGAATCTAATCTATAACTATTTGCTTGAACAGTCACAGGAGATAACCAATGTTTATCATCAGGAAGAGGAGAAGTTGCTTTTAGACTTACATTGAATTGATATGTATATTTAACTATACTGGATGCGTATTTTAAGGTGTTTCTACCTTTATAATTAAACCAAAGGCTATCTTTTGGAAGTAATGTAATTATATAATTACCTACTGAATCAGTGTAAGTAACATGACCAGAATTTGTTTCCACTTTTACATTTGGTATAGGTTTGTAATGCGTCTCGTCATACACAGTACCTGCAATTGCTGTTCCTCTTTGAGCTTTGGCAATCATTATGCTAGACAAAAAGACTACAGGAATTAATATAAGTTGATTCAGGTTTAATTTATAATTCAATGTAAGCACTGTTTTAAAATTGTAATATTACATTACTATTTTGATCTTTGTTGATAAAAAATGTTTAAAAGATTAAACTATAATTATAGTTTAATCTTTTAATAACAATTTGTTTTATAAAATAATTATCTTCCCATGTAGACCATTAATATTTGGATGTCACTTGGGTTGACACCGCTTATTCTACTAGCTTGTCCAAGTGTTGCAGGTTTGATTTGATTTAGTTTGAGCATGGATTCTTTTCTTAATGCTGGAATATTTTCATAATTGAAATTTTCTGGTATTTTAAGATTTTCCATTTGACTCATTCTTATAACTAATTCTTCTTCTTTTTCAATATATTTTTCATATTTGATTTGAATTTCTGCTTGTTCAATAGTTTCAGAATTATATTGTGCAGTTTCTTCTTTGAGTACTTTTACGGACTCTAAAATAGGTTGTATAGCTACATCAGGTCGCAACAATATCTTAGCTGCTCTTTGCTTTTCTGTAATAGAAGCGGAAGAAATATCTGTTAAATAAGGATTGATTTCATCAGGAAGTACATTTGTTTCTTTCATTGCATATATGATCTGTTGTACATCTTGATTTTTCTTTTCTACTTTTTTCATTCTATCTTCTTTCGCTAAACCTAACTCAAAACTCTTAGGAGTCAAACGGAGGTCTGCATTATCTTGTCTCAAAAGTGTCCTATATTCTGCACGGCTTGTAAACATACGATATGGTTCTTTGGTTCCTTTATTTACTAGATCATCAATCAATACACCGATATAAGCTTCATTTCTTTTTAGGATAAATGGATCGTTTTCATGTATCTTTTGGTGTGCATTGATTCCTGCCATTAAACCTTGACAAGCAGCTTCTTCATATCCAGTGGTGCCATTGATCTGTCCTGCAAAAAATAAATTAGAAATTAATTTAGTTTCCAATGTAAGTTTCAATTGTGTAGGAGGGAAGAAGTCATATTCAATTGCATAACCTGGACGAAAGATCTTTGCATTTTCAAATCCTTTTATTTGACGTAATGCTTTAATCTGTACATCTTCAGGAAGTGAAGTAGAAAAACCATTTACATAAATCTCGCAAGTATGAAAACCTTCTGGTTCTACAAATATTTGATGTCTATCCTTATCAGCAAATCGATTTATTTTATCTTCAATACTTGGACAATATCTCGGACCTACGCCTTCAATTCTTCCTGTGTACATTGGACTTCTATCAAATCCGGTTTTAAGTATTTCATGTACATTGGTATTGGTATAAGTAATATGGCAACTTCTTTGTTGTTCTGCATTGATTTTTTTTACATCCATGTAAGAGAAACCTGAAATGTATTCATCTCCTTTTTGCTCTTCCATTAGATCATAATTTAAACTTCTGCCATCTACTCTTGGAGGTGTACCTGTTTTTAAACGATCGCTTTCCATACCATAGGCAACTAATTGTTCGGTTATACCAGTAGCACCTTTCTCAGCTATTCTACCACCTTTCAATTGTTTTTCACCTATATGAATAACTCCATTTAGAAATGTGCCACTTGTAATAACCACAGATTTGGATCTAATCTCATGACCAAGACTTGTCTTTACACCGCATGCTTTTCCATTTTCTATGATTATTTCAGTTACCATATCTTGATAAAAATCTAGATTGGGAGTTTGTTCTAGCATTTCTCTCCATGTAGCTGCGAATAACATTCTATCACTTTGTGCTCTTGGGCTCCACATTGCCGGACCTTTACTTCTATTAAGCATTCTAAATTGTAATAGACTTTTATCTGTTACAATTCCGCTATATCCACCCAATGCATCTATTTCTCTTACTATCTGACCTTTTGCAATTCCACCCATCGCAGGATTACAACTCATCTGTGCTAATACTTGGAGATTCATTGTAATTAATAAAACCTTATCTCCTAAATTAGCTGCCGCTGCCGCTGCCTCACATCCTGCATGTCCTGCTCCTGCTACAATTACATCGTATTCTGCAAACATTGTATAACTTAATTTATGGGTGCAAAGTTACTATTGTTATTTAAAGAAAGGGTTAATTATTTTATGTTCCACGTGGAACATAAAATAATTAACCCTTGAAATGAATTTTAAAATAAGTAAAATGTTCCACGTGGAACATTTTACTTATTTAGATGGTATTGTATATAAAAGTCTTCTTTTAGACGCATAAGTTTCTCATCTACTTCTTTTTTATCTAAATAACCACATAAGTGTAATGCACCGTGAAATATAACACGTAATTTCTCATTAAATAATGGTTGATGTAATTTTTTGGCGTTATCGATGATTCTATCAATACTAATATATATTTCGCCTATTGTTTCCTTGCTATCTTCATTACTTAAGTCAAATGTTACTATATCTGTATAGAAGTCGTGTTGTAAATAGGTTTTATTTATTTCAAGTAAATAATCATCTGAACAAAATATATAATCTATTCTTTCAAGTGGTTTATTTTCATTTTGAAATATATATTCAATGGATTGATGTATAGATTTCTTTTCTTTTATAGATAGATTACGGTCAGCGTAATGGAAGAATACTTTTTGCATGAGTGATGATTGTTTTAATAGTGTCAAAATTCGTAAATCCGGAGGAATAACAAAATTTTAAATAAGTATTTAGGTATCTTTGGTGTTCATTATTAATAAGTTATATGAAGAAGCTATCAGAATTAAAAGTAGGTCAAATAGCAGTAATAAAGGAATTTTGTAATGATGAGACTTTTATTAAATTAATGGAAATGGGTTGTGTTCCAGGAGAATTGGTTAAGTTAGAACAAATTGCACCTTTAGGTGATCCAATTTCTATTATAGTTGTTGGTTATAATCTAAGTTTGAGATTGTCTGAGGCAGATGATATATTGGTAGAATTGGTAGAGTCTGATGTTGTTTTAAATAAGAAATAAAGATTGAAATGAAAATTGGTTTATATTTCGGTTCATTTAATCCTATTCATAATGGCCATCTAATAATTGCACAGCACGTTTTAAATAACTCAGATTTGGATCAAATATGGTTTGTGGTTTCTCCACAGAATCCTTTTAAACCTTCCAAAACCTTATTGAATGAATATGATAGATTAAATTTAGTAGAAATTGCTATTGCTGATAATAATAGATTTAAAACCTCTGATATTGAATTTAAGCTACCAAAACCTTCCTATACGATCGATTCAATTACTTATCTAAGAGAAAAATACCCTAATAATAAATTTACGATTATAGTAGGAGGGGATAGTTATCAGAATATAGGTAAATGGAAAAATAGTGAATTACTTCTATCTCAGAATGATATTATCGTATATGCTCGACCTGGATTTGAATTAAATCTAAAAGCTGTAAGAGAGAATATTACCTTTTTAACAGAAGTGCCTCTGTTAAATATATCAGCAACCTATATCCGTTCTTGTATTATTCATAAACAATCTATCCAATATTTAACACCAGATAATGTTATAAAGGAGATTGAAAAAAATGGATATTTTGAAAGAATAAACCTAGAAAAATAAAGATGTTGATTATTCTGTATTTAAAGGGCTAATTAATTACATTTGCCTAATATTAAATTGTAATTTTTTAACTTTTTTCTTAGATTTTATTTAAGATATTGTACGAGAATTTAACGCATAAATAAAAAATAGAATTCTTCCCCGAATGAAAAAATCGTTTTTAGTAATTATTACTTCCTTATTTGTTACAGTTTTTACTGCCAAAACTGTCCATGCTCAAGACAATAATCCGGATTCTGCAACGATAGTAAATGAAGCTTTGAAAGAAAGTGCTCAAGAACGTCAAATTCAGGATAAAGAAAATGAAAAACCTAAACCAAATAGGTTTTCTAAATTTGATCTTTCTAAAAGACCACATGATCATTTAATTATTGGTTTTGGTATTGCTGGTCTTTCTGGTACAAATGATACTACTTCAACTCATGGATTTTCTAGACAATTTGAAATTGAAATGATGTTTGATAAGCCAATTAGAACCAACCCACATCTAAGTGTAGGTTACGGATTAGGATTAATGAGTACCAATTTGTTTTTTAGTAATAAGTATATAGATCTTGCTACATCTACTAATAGTGTTGATTTTAGTACAACGAAAAAATTCAATAAATTTAAATTGGTATTGAATTATATAGAAATTCCAGTTGAATTTAGATATGCTAAAAATATTGAACAACCTCAAAAGGGTTTTAAATTTGCTATCGGAATTAAAGCTGGGTATTTGATGAGTGCATATTCTAAGGGAAAAAATGAAATTAACAGTTCTGGAGCTTCCTTATACGGTACTGGATATGTTGAAAAACAAAGAAATTCTAGATTTTTTAATTCCACTATGTTATCTGGAACTGCTAGAGTAGGATTTGGAGCTTTTTCCATATTCGGAAATTATTCTGTTTTAAGTATGTTTAAATCAGCTGCTGGACCGACTTTACGTCCATATTCAATTGGTTTTGCAGTAAGTGGTTTGTAAATTGAATAAAATTTCTTAAATTTATATAAATAGACAATGTTGTTAAAAACAATATTGTCTATTTTAATTTTTAAAATAGTTCAGATTGATAGATAAAAAGTCAAAAATAAAATTAGAGGAGCAGGCTGTATTAGTTGGTTTAATGCAGCAAGGGCAACGCGAAGAGCAAATGAATGAATTTTTGGATGAATTGGCCTTTCTTGCTGAAACTGCTGGAGCAACTGCAGTGAAAAGATTTTACCAAAAAATGGAGAGACCAGATAGTAGAACTTTTGTAGGAAGTGGAAAACTATTAGAAATCAAAGATTATGTAAAATCAAAAGAAATTGATTTAGTCATATTTGACGATGAATTAACTGGTGCACAACTAAATAATATATCCAAAGAATTGCAAGTTAGAGTTATTGATAGAAGTGACTTAATCCTTGATAT from Rhizosphaericola mali includes:
- the nadA gene encoding quinolinate synthase NadA, encoding MNIDIALEKIEEKGYLDVAIDPTLDLFEEIQKLKKEKNAVLLAHYYQDADIQDVADYIGDSLGLAQQAAQTDADMIVFAGVHFMAETAKILNPTKKVLLPDLNAGCSLADSAPADAFRAFKAKYPDHIVVSYVNCTAEIKALSDIICTSGNVEKIIESIPMDQPIIFAPDKNLGAYVNKVTGRNMVLWNGSCMVHEIFSLEKILRLKTQHPKAKVLAHPECEQAVLDVADYVGSTTGILNFAKKDDAREYIVVTETGILHQMMKDNPNKTFIPAPPNNGCACNDCPHMKLNTLEKLYLCMKYEQPELLMDEQLRIEAKKPIDRMLEISRKAGLIK
- a CDS encoding carboxypeptidase-like regulatory domain-containing protein → MNYKLNLNQLILIPVVFLSSIMIAKAQRGTAIAGTVYDETHYKPIPNVKVETNSGHVTYTDSVGNYIITLLPKDSLWFNYKGRNTLKYASSIVKYTYQFNVSLKATSPLPDDKHWLSPVTVQANSYRLDSIRNRQEYAKIFNPDKGGFRLSQAAPGTFGVGVDVDALINSFKFAYNKRQEMYRRRIIEDEQYNYVSHRFTISLVRQLTNLSDTDRQIYMKEYRPNYFSLIYMNDLQLGQYIENTSKKYLEQKNRIYNDPFNENGSDQTIDFNS
- the nadD gene encoding nicotinate (nicotinamide) nucleotide adenylyltransferase → MKIGLYFGSFNPIHNGHLIIAQHVLNNSDLDQIWFVVSPQNPFKPSKTLLNEYDRLNLVEIAIADNNRFKTSDIEFKLPKPSYTIDSITYLREKYPNNKFTIIVGGDSYQNIGKWKNSELLLSQNDIIVYARPGFELNLKAVRENITFLTEVPLLNISATYIRSCIIHKQSIQYLTPDNVIKEIEKNGYFERINLEK
- a CDS encoding BamA/TamA family outer membrane protein, with the translated sequence MLKNFSRKLFCFSFIYIGIVTQSNAQIKLAKKILHKYLTNERDSSRKPTFMPLPIFSYAQETRTELGLMGLYSFYTDRNDSMNRISTLSASGSFTQNSQYTGKLRADIWTKNNDLHVVSEIRYRDFPFYYYGIGANTLKSDRTLLDEKRFRAFFSVDKKVTGHYYIGGIIDFENYDYKAHDNNTGGIYPTQNLVGKNGGKILTLGIENLIDTRNTNTYTTKGQYINLDVNWAPNLFGKDNYRGALIDFDYRYFHSFTPKLVLGLNGNYSTLTRNNAPFYLLSTMGNDEIMRGYYNGRYRDKAFAAAQSELRYRFVPRFGVVAFAGLGTVYGQSKLSTGNIKPNYGGGLRYFFDLDKNMSVRIDYGVGQRVAGESRQGGFYFSFGEAF
- a CDS encoding FeoA family protein; the protein is MKKLSELKVGQIAVIKEFCNDETFIKLMEMGCVPGELVKLEQIAPLGDPISIIVVGYNLSLRLSEADDILVELVESDVVLNKK
- the mnmG gene encoding tRNA uridine-5-carboxymethylaminomethyl(34) synthesis enzyme MnmG; protein product: MFAEYDVIVAGAGHAGCEAAAAAANLGDKVLLITMNLQVLAQMSCNPAMGGIAKGQIVREIDALGGYSGIVTDKSLLQFRMLNRSKGPAMWSPRAQSDRMLFAATWREMLEQTPNLDFYQDMVTEIIIENGKACGVKTSLGHEIRSKSVVITSGTFLNGVIHIGEKQLKGGRIAEKGATGITEQLVAYGMESDRLKTGTPPRVDGRSLNYDLMEEQKGDEYISGFSYMDVKKINAEQQRSCHITYTNTNVHEILKTGFDRSPMYTGRIEGVGPRYCPSIEDKINRFADKDRHQIFVEPEGFHTCEIYVNGFSTSLPEDVQIKALRQIKGFENAKIFRPGYAIEYDFFPPTQLKLTLETKLISNLFFAGQINGTTGYEEAACQGLMAGINAHQKIHENDPFILKRNEAYIGVLIDDLVNKGTKEPYRMFTSRAEYRTLLRQDNADLRLTPKSFELGLAKEDRMKKVEKKNQDVQQIIYAMKETNVLPDEINPYLTDISSASITEKQRAAKILLRPDVAIQPILESVKVLKEETAQYNSETIEQAEIQIKYEKYIEKEEELVIRMSQMENLKIPENFNYENIPALRKESMLKLNQIKPATLGQASRISGVNPSDIQILMVYMGR
- the ybeY gene encoding rRNA maturation RNase YbeY; this encodes MQKVFFHYADRNLSIKEKKSIHQSIEYIFQNENKPLERIDYIFCSDDYLLEINKTYLQHDFYTDIVTFDLSNEDSKETIGEIYISIDRIIDNAKKLHQPLFNEKLRVIFHGALHLCGYLDKKEVDEKLMRLKEDFYIQYHLNK
- a CDS encoding outer membrane beta-barrel protein; protein product: MKKSFLVIITSLFVTVFTAKTVHAQDNNPDSATIVNEALKESAQERQIQDKENEKPKPNRFSKFDLSKRPHDHLIIGFGIAGLSGTNDTTSTHGFSRQFEIEMMFDKPIRTNPHLSVGYGLGLMSTNLFFSNKYIDLATSTNSVDFSTTKKFNKFKLVLNYIEIPVEFRYAKNIEQPQKGFKFAIGIKAGYLMSAYSKGKNEINSSGASLYGTGYVEKQRNSRFFNSTMLSGTARVGFGAFSIFGNYSVLSMFKSAAGPTLRPYSIGFAVSGL